A section of the Chryseobacterium ginsenosidimutans genome encodes:
- the porZ gene encoding type IX secretion system anionic LPS delivery protein PorZ, giving the protein MKKLSLISLGILASLQLANAQTISSKKWADLFSYNNVLAMKEDNGRIVAAAENGIFYYTISTGEITKLSKANGLHEVKISAFDYNPQNKIGLIGYQNGSLDVVSPDGVTYVVDIPIATGYNGSKKINHISITGDLAVISVGYGVSIFDLKKKEFKDSAFFLSGGIYEASNEATIFGNKVYAVTDTGLKTHEMNTTFPVFTTWVNELAGSFKHIDSEGVLSFSSANTAYIYNGGTSTALSQSFTNVHDLVVNNNNIIVTDLNRVYTFNTNGNFNNTVSFGEECNTATTVGSSVYGGTILSGLKNETNNSFKPDGPYFNYAYKINLFGDNQVLVSSGARSNRFNTASINPKNPGFYYFNGMQWIYSSYFVGSTTRFNILDVVSDPANPDDIFFTNYNDAQGRGIYKMKYNASSKDIAFTKYYDLGTTDVRTRRPVGLTFDDSNNLFATIAFSGQDAALGAFTAIGAYDRATDNFLIKNTTSTFGAAQKAFYYEGLLWMPIPRINSFIAYDTNKTVNTSDDKEYILNQSNGFATTSGGTISVAIDKSGDAWIGGDVGLRILPNAVSAIKTPANATVEPIIIEQNGLGEELFRDGQILQIEVDAGDHKWVSVDGGGVYYLSADGQQTVKHFTKENSPLPTNSITDIKVDRKTGKVYFVSYDGIVTYQGDVSDVTSDFGNVLVYPNPVVYSNFKGKVTIKGLAEVTNIRIADAAGNVVHSAVARGGYYEWDLNNQRGSRVASGIYFVLMTNEDGSDKATAKIAVVN; this is encoded by the coding sequence ATGAAAAAACTCTCTTTAATTTCTCTTGGTATTTTGGCATCCCTGCAACTCGCAAATGCACAGACTATTTCTTCAAAAAAATGGGCGGATCTATTTTCCTACAATAACGTTCTTGCCATGAAAGAAGATAATGGAAGAATAGTTGCAGCCGCAGAAAACGGGATATTCTATTATACAATTTCAACAGGTGAAATTACCAAGCTGTCCAAAGCAAACGGCTTGCACGAGGTGAAAATTTCAGCTTTCGATTATAATCCTCAAAATAAAATAGGACTTATCGGATATCAAAATGGCTCATTAGATGTGGTTTCTCCGGATGGGGTCACTTATGTTGTAGATATTCCGATTGCAACAGGATATAATGGAAGTAAAAAAATCAACCATATTTCTATTACAGGAGATCTGGCTGTGATTTCTGTAGGATATGGAGTTTCTATTTTTGATCTTAAAAAGAAAGAATTTAAAGATTCTGCATTTTTCTTATCAGGAGGAATATATGAAGCAAGTAATGAGGCAACGATTTTTGGCAATAAAGTATATGCCGTAACCGATACAGGTTTAAAAACCCATGAAATGAATACCACTTTCCCGGTTTTTACTACCTGGGTTAATGAACTGGCGGGTTCTTTTAAACATATTGATTCAGAAGGTGTTTTAAGCTTTTCTTCAGCCAATACTGCCTATATTTATAATGGGGGAACTTCAACTGCACTTTCTCAGTCGTTCACAAATGTTCATGATTTAGTGGTGAACAATAACAATATCATTGTAACTGACCTTAATAGAGTTTACACCTTTAATACGAACGGAAATTTCAACAATACCGTTAGTTTTGGAGAAGAATGTAATACCGCAACTACTGTAGGAAGCAGTGTCTATGGCGGAACAATTCTGTCAGGATTAAAAAATGAAACTAACAACTCTTTCAAACCGGACGGGCCGTATTTTAATTATGCTTATAAAATTAACCTATTTGGAGACAATCAGGTATTAGTTTCAAGTGGAGCGCGATCAAATCGATTCAATACAGCTTCAATTAATCCAAAAAATCCTGGCTTTTATTATTTTAACGGAATGCAGTGGATATATTCATCCTATTTTGTAGGAAGTACAACAAGGTTTAATATTTTGGACGTAGTGTCAGATCCTGCTAATCCTGATGATATATTTTTCACCAATTATAATGATGCACAGGGTCGTGGTATTTATAAAATGAAATATAATGCGTCAAGCAAGGACATTGCTTTTACAAAATACTACGATTTAGGAACTACTGATGTACGTACGAGGCGTCCTGTAGGTCTTACTTTTGATGATTCTAATAACCTTTTTGCAACAATCGCTTTTTCAGGACAAGATGCAGCATTGGGAGCCTTCACAGCTATCGGAGCCTACGACAGAGCAACCGATAATTTTCTGATAAAAAATACGACATCAACTTTTGGAGCTGCACAAAAAGCATTTTATTATGAAGGCTTATTATGGATGCCTATTCCAAGAATTAACAGCTTTATAGCGTATGACACGAATAAAACAGTTAATACATCTGATGATAAAGAATATATTTTAAATCAATCAAACGGTTTTGCAACAACTTCCGGAGGAACTATTTCTGTAGCTATTGACAAATCCGGAGATGCATGGATTGGCGGTGATGTAGGATTAAGAATTTTACCTAATGCTGTTTCAGCTATAAAAACACCTGCCAATGCAACTGTTGAACCAATTATAATAGAACAAAACGGTCTCGGGGAAGAACTTTTCAGAGATGGTCAGATTCTGCAGATTGAAGTAGATGCAGGAGATCACAAATGGGTTTCTGTAGACGGAGGCGGTGTTTATTACCTGTCTGCGGATGGACAGCAAACTGTTAAACATTTTACAAAAGAGAATTCTCCGCTTCCTACAAACAGTATTACAGACATTAAAGTAGACCGAAAAACAGGAAAAGTCTATTTTGTATCTTATGACGGAATTGTGACTTATCAAGGTGATGTTTCTGATGTTACTTCAGATTTTGGAAATGTTTTAGTATATCCGAATCCTGTCGTTTATTCTAATTTTAAAGGTAAAGTTACTATTAAAGGGTTAGCAGAAGTTACCAATATCAGAATTGCCGATGCAGCAGGAAATGTAGTACATTCTGCAGTCGCAAGAGGCGGATATTATGAATGGGATCTTAACAATCAAAGAGGCAGCAGAGTAGCTTCAGGAATATATTTTGTTTTAATGACAAATGAAGACGGTTCTGATAAAGCTACTGCAAAGATAGCTGTGGTTAATTAA
- the recO gene encoding DNA repair protein RecO — MNSQNGFLLSYIKYGENDAVLHCFTEEDGFQSYFLKGIYAKRNKKKALLLPLSKLSFSLNPLKGNGIQTISKFEMVKSNDIYSDIKCNSVVFFVSDFLNHNLRHENKNHNIFFCLEEFIDELENKNYQSHLIFLIKILIIQGVAPLLNDGKFLDPETGTFSNEILHQLFNEEISTIWKTILNTQNPYQTKINSAFRKDFLDSVLVYYHYHITDFKIPVSLEVLQQIFE, encoded by the coding sequence ATGAATTCACAAAACGGATTTTTATTATCATATATAAAATACGGTGAGAATGATGCGGTTCTGCATTGTTTCACAGAAGAAGATGGCTTTCAGTCTTATTTCTTAAAAGGTATTTATGCCAAAAGAAATAAGAAAAAGGCCTTGCTTCTGCCATTGAGTAAGCTTAGTTTTTCCTTAAATCCGCTAAAAGGAAACGGAATACAAACTATTTCAAAATTTGAGATGGTAAAAAGCAATGATATTTACAGTGATATCAAATGCAATTCTGTCGTTTTCTTCGTTTCAGATTTTTTGAATCATAATTTGAGACATGAAAACAAAAATCACAATATTTTCTTTTGCCTTGAAGAATTTATTGATGAACTGGAAAACAAAAACTATCAGTCTCACTTAATATTTTTAATTAAAATCTTAATAATTCAGGGAGTTGCCCCTTTGCTGAATGACGGTAAATTTTTAGATCCTGAAACAGGAACTTTCTCAAATGAAATTCTCCATCAGCTTTTTAATGAAGAAATTTCAACTATCTGGAAAACCATACTCAATACACAAAATCCTTATCAGACAAAAATTAATTCTGCGTTCCGGAAAGATTTTTTAGATAGCGTATTGGTGTATTATCATTATCACATTACTGATTTTAAAATTCCGGTATCACTGGAGGTCCTTCAGCAGATATTTGAATAA
- a CDS encoding MGH1-like glycoside hydrolase domain-containing protein yields the protein MNSEKERLLDITWKKWGSYVSNREWGTVREDYSEDGDAWNYTTHDTAEAKTYRWGEEGICGICDDLQKLVFSVGFWNKKDKMVKERFFGLTNGQGNHGEDVKEYFYYLDSTPTHSYMKMLYKYPQNAFPYEDLIKTNAQRGKKETEYELIDTGIFDQNEYFDIFIEYAKESQNDILVKLTIVNKSETEAPLIILPTVWFRNTWNWGYDDYKPQMNSEESNSVTIDHKDLEVKNLYAKQSEKVLFCDNETNNIRLYQCPNKSSFTKDGINDFVINGNSQAINSKNSGTKASFFIDEKFEPKETKIFEFRLSDKSLKEPFKDFDEIFTSRQKEADEFYGEIQEGIKSDDEKMVQRQAFAGMLWNKMFYHYNVEKWLKGDPGELSPPKSREKIRNFEWKHLNNEHIISMPDKWEYPWYATWDLAFHTISFSLIDPGFAKHQLKLFLFEWYMHPNGQLPAYEWNLSDVNPPVHAWAVFRVFKIDEYLNNKPDLDFLESAFQKLLMNFTWWVNKKDSNGNNIFEGGFLGLDNIGVFDRNLPLPNGEHLEQSDGTSWMAMFSLNMMRIALELALYNKIYEEMAMKFFEHFLAIADSLANMGDECFSLWDDEDEFFYDALSSGDGNHMYLKLRTAVGLIPIFAVEVIDDEMIEKLPNFKKRMKWVMENKPELAALVSHWEVKGEDSKHLLSLLRGHRLKKLLSRMLDPDQFLSDFGVRALSKEYEKNPYQLNLNGTDYSVKYTPAESDSGLFGGNSNWRGPIWFPINFLIIESLQRFFFYYSPDFLVEYPTGSGNYLNLDEIADELSKRLSKIFLEDENGNRPVNGQYPRFQTDPDFKDYIPFYEYFHGDSGRGVGASHQTGWTGLIAKILQPRFTKKEIAASETAMPGKAK from the coding sequence ATGAATTCTGAAAAAGAAAGATTATTAGATATAACCTGGAAAAAGTGGGGATCTTACGTCAGCAACCGCGAATGGGGAACGGTACGCGAAGATTACAGCGAAGATGGTGATGCATGGAATTATACAACTCACGATACCGCAGAAGCAAAAACTTATCGGTGGGGCGAAGAGGGAATTTGCGGAATTTGTGACGACCTTCAAAAACTTGTTTTTTCTGTCGGATTCTGGAATAAAAAAGATAAAATGGTGAAAGAACGTTTCTTTGGCTTAACCAACGGACAGGGAAATCACGGGGAAGATGTAAAAGAATATTTTTATTATTTGGACTCCACACCAACACATTCTTACATGAAAATGTTGTACAAATATCCTCAAAATGCCTTTCCCTACGAAGATCTAATAAAAACGAATGCACAGAGAGGAAAAAAAGAAACCGAATACGAACTAATAGATACCGGAATTTTTGACCAAAACGAATATTTCGATATCTTTATAGAATATGCTAAAGAAAGTCAGAATGATATTTTAGTCAAACTGACAATTGTTAACAAATCGGAAACTGAAGCTCCATTGATTATTCTTCCGACAGTTTGGTTCAGAAATACCTGGAATTGGGGTTATGATGATTATAAGCCTCAAATGAATTCCGAAGAGTCAAATTCAGTTACAATAGATCATAAGGATTTAGAAGTAAAAAATCTCTATGCCAAACAATCTGAAAAAGTTCTGTTTTGTGATAATGAGACCAATAATATACGGCTTTATCAATGTCCCAACAAATCAAGCTTTACAAAAGACGGAATCAATGATTTTGTGATCAATGGAAATTCTCAAGCCATCAACTCGAAAAATTCAGGAACAAAAGCATCCTTTTTTATCGACGAAAAATTTGAACCAAAAGAAACAAAAATTTTTGAATTCAGACTGTCAGATAAAAGTTTAAAAGAACCTTTCAAAGATTTTGATGAAATTTTTACTTCAAGGCAGAAAGAAGCTGATGAATTTTATGGAGAAATTCAGGAAGGAATAAAATCTGATGACGAAAAAATGGTTCAAAGGCAGGCTTTTGCAGGAATGCTCTGGAACAAAATGTTTTATCATTATAATGTTGAAAAATGGCTGAAAGGTGATCCCGGAGAATTATCTCCTCCAAAATCAAGAGAAAAAATAAGGAATTTTGAATGGAAACACCTCAACAATGAACATATTATTTCCATGCCCGATAAATGGGAATATCCTTGGTATGCGACCTGGGATCTGGCTTTTCATACGATAAGTTTTTCTTTGATCGATCCGGGCTTTGCAAAGCATCAGTTAAAATTATTTCTTTTCGAATGGTATATGCATCCGAACGGGCAGCTTCCTGCTTATGAATGGAATTTGAGTGATGTTAATCCACCGGTTCATGCGTGGGCAGTTTTCCGAGTTTTTAAAATCGATGAATATTTAAATAATAAACCCGATCTTGATTTTTTGGAAAGTGCTTTTCAAAAATTATTGATGAATTTCACATGGTGGGTAAATAAAAAAGACAGCAACGGCAATAATATTTTTGAAGGCGGATTTTTAGGACTCGATAATATCGGTGTTTTTGATAGGAATTTGCCGCTTCCGAATGGTGAACATTTGGAACAGTCGGATGGGACAAGCTGGATGGCGATGTTTTCTCTCAATATGATGAGAATTGCCTTGGAGCTGGCTTTGTACAACAAGATCTATGAAGAAATGGCCATGAAGTTTTTTGAACATTTCCTTGCAATTGCCGATTCTCTTGCTAATATGGGCGATGAATGTTTCAGCCTTTGGGATGATGAAGACGAATTTTTTTACGATGCGCTTTCCTCCGGCGACGGAAATCATATGTACCTGAAATTGAGAACGGCTGTTGGACTTATTCCCATATTTGCTGTGGAAGTAATTGATGATGAAATGATTGAAAAACTACCCAACTTCAAAAAAAGAATGAAATGGGTGATGGAAAACAAGCCTGAATTGGCAGCTTTAGTTTCTCATTGGGAAGTAAAAGGCGAAGATTCTAAACATTTGCTTTCACTTTTGCGTGGCCATAGATTAAAAAAGTTATTAAGCAGAATGCTCGATCCGGATCAGTTTCTAAGTGATTTCGGTGTTCGCGCTTTGTCGAAGGAATATGAAAAAAATCCTTATCAGTTAAATTTAAACGGAACGGATTATTCTGTAAAATACACTCCTGCAGAAAGTGATAGCGGACTTTTTGGTGGAAACAGCAATTGGCGCGGACCGATTTGGTTCCCCATTAATTTTTTAATTATTGAAAGCCTGCAGCGGTTTTTCTTTTACTACAGCCCCGATTTTTTGGTTGAATATCCTACAGGAAGTGGAAACTACTTAAATTTGGACGAGATTGCTGATGAATTAAGCAAGAGATTATCCAAGATATTTTTAGAAGATGAAAACGGAAACCGTCCTGTAAACGGACAGTATCCAAGATTTCAAACTGACCCTGATTTTAAAGATTATATTCCGTTTTACGAATATTTTCATGGTGACAGCGGACGTGGAGTAGGTGCATCCCATCAAACAGGATGGACTGGTTTGATTGCAAAGATTCTCCAGCCAAGATTTACAAAAAAAGAAATTGCAGCATCGGAAACGGCAATGCCGGGCAAAGCGAAATGA
- a CDS encoding glucose 1-dehydrogenase: MEISLRNQVAIVTGASSGIGSGIAKSLASAGATIIVNHSSERSIDEAKDVLKEITDAGGNGITYQCDVSKEDQVVKMFQDVVYQFGTVDILINNAGVQKDSKFTEMTLDQWNTVIGINLTGQFLCAREAVKEFLRRGIDTSRSVACGKIIHISSVHEIIPWAGHANYASSKGAIRMLMQTLAQEHGADKIRVNSICPGAIQTPINKDAWSTPEALNSLLNLIPYNRIGQPQDIGNLAAFIVSDLADYITGASIFVDGGMTTFESFSTGG; encoded by the coding sequence ATGGAAATATCACTTCGTAATCAGGTAGCTATCGTCACTGGAGCATCAAGTGGAATAGGTTCAGGAATCGCAAAATCACTTGCTTCAGCAGGAGCAACAATCATTGTTAATCACTCTTCGGAAAGATCAATTGATGAAGCAAAAGATGTTTTAAAAGAAATCACCGATGCAGGCGGAAACGGAATTACCTACCAATGCGATGTTTCCAAAGAAGATCAGGTTGTGAAAATGTTTCAGGATGTTGTTTACCAATTCGGAACCGTTGATATTCTCATCAATAATGCCGGAGTTCAGAAAGATTCAAAATTCACAGAAATGACGCTCGATCAATGGAATACGGTCATCGGAATCAATCTTACAGGTCAGTTTTTGTGCGCAAGAGAAGCTGTCAAAGAATTTCTTCGCCGTGGCATTGATACTTCACGTTCCGTGGCCTGTGGAAAAATCATTCATATCAGCTCGGTTCATGAGATCATTCCGTGGGCAGGGCATGCCAATTATGCTTCGAGTAAAGGGGCCATCAGAATGTTGATGCAGACGTTGGCGCAAGAACACGGAGCAGATAAAATCCGTGTCAATTCCATTTGTCCGGGAGCGATTCAAACACCTATTAATAAAGATGCTTGGAGTACTCCGGAAGCTTTAAATTCATTGTTAAATTTAATTCCATACAACAGAATCGGGCAACCTCAGGATATCGGTAATCTGGCCGCTTTTATTGTAAGTGATTTAGCAGATTATATTACCGGAGCAAGTATTTTCGTTGATGGTGGAATGACAACTTTTGAAAGTTTTTCCACAGGCGGATAA
- a CDS encoding GNAT family N-acetyltransferase — protein sequence MISLKFYEPENFPELDYILDNIQSQYTATAKQSLEKIEERNQNEDFFAYPITIFQDEKVAGFFVLDFGDDKFDLTENLDSVLLRSLSINPAFQGQGIGRSAMIEVDHFIKEHFSDCNEIVLAVNEQNKSAFQLYSKTGYNFDGKTRMGRSGPQYLMYKKL from the coding sequence ATGATAAGTTTAAAGTTTTACGAACCGGAAAATTTCCCTGAACTGGATTATATTTTAGACAATATTCAGTCGCAATACACGGCAACAGCAAAACAGTCTTTGGAAAAGATCGAGGAAAGAAATCAGAATGAAGACTTCTTTGCTTATCCGATTACTATTTTTCAGGACGAAAAAGTTGCAGGTTTTTTTGTGCTGGATTTTGGTGATGATAAATTTGACCTTACAGAAAATCTTGATTCTGTTTTACTTCGTTCGTTATCTATAAACCCTGCTTTTCAGGGACAGGGTATAGGAAGATCGGCAATGATAGAGGTTGATCACTTTATAAAAGAGCATTTCTCAGACTGTAACGAGATTGTGTTGGCGGTAAATGAGCAAAATAAATCAGCTTTTCAGCTGTACTCAAAGACAGGATATAATTTTGATGGTAAAACCAGAATGGGCAGAAGCGGACCACAATATTTAATGTATAAAAAACTTTAA
- a CDS encoding DUF1684 domain-containing protein, whose amino-acid sequence MKKYIFIFLLFPLLIFSQKISKEESEVKKFQKELNEEYLNPKETPLRGDNFKNFKAHPFFPISSKYRMTAKFAKTKNAEPFELPTSSGKTKSYREYGKATFDLDGKSYTLTLYQSLDLIKQKKYKNYLFLPFRDATNQKETYGGGKYMDLTIPKGNTIVLDFNKSYQPYCAYNAYDYNCPIVPEENKLPIEIRAGVMYEDIYHH is encoded by the coding sequence ATGAAAAAATATATATTCATCTTTTTGCTGTTTCCTTTACTGATCTTTTCACAAAAGATTTCTAAAGAAGAATCGGAAGTGAAAAAATTTCAAAAGGAGCTCAACGAAGAATATTTAAATCCTAAAGAGACACCTTTACGAGGGGATAATTTTAAGAATTTTAAAGCACATCCTTTCTTTCCGATCAGTTCAAAATATAGAATGACGGCGAAGTTTGCAAAAACGAAAAATGCAGAGCCATTCGAATTACCTACATCTTCGGGAAAAACAAAATCTTACAGAGAATATGGTAAAGCAACTTTTGATTTAGACGGAAAATCTTACACTTTAACATTATATCAAAGTTTAGATTTAATTAAACAGAAGAAATATAAAAATTATTTATTCCTGCCGTTCCGTGATGCAACTAATCAAAAAGAAACGTACGGTGGCGGAAAATATATGGATTTAACAATTCCAAAAGGAAATACAATCGTTCTGGATTTCAACAAATCGTACCAGCCTTACTGTGCTTACAATGCTTACGACTACAATTGCCCGATTGTTCCCGAAGAAAATAAATTACCTATTGAGATTCGTGCAGGAGTCATGTATGAAGATATTTACCATCACTAA
- the mqo gene encoding malate dehydrogenase (quinone) — protein MSQSLTSRTPKPKYDVVLIGGGIMSATLATLLHEFDPNLEIAIFERLGRFAKESTAAWNNAGTGHSAFCELNYTPEKLDGTIEISKAESIAEQFEISKQFWSYLITKGYIHEPKEFINSCPHMSLVFGEKDAEYLRKRHEKMSKSVLFKEMEFSTDHEKLKEWIPLVMSKRNRSEVMAATKMDLGTDVNFGTLTRKMGRHLLEDSNVEVFLYHEVKDVDPKEDGTWEMKVKDRIHNHKQEVEADFVFIGAGGYALPLLESSDIKESEGYGGFPVSGEWLVTHNQELVKKHQAKVYTQATVDAPPMSVPHLDLRIIDGEKALLFGPFAGFSTKFLKEGSYLDLPESVNTKNLRSLFGAWWHNLPLTKYLIQQVAMNKAQRIQHLREFIKDAKEEDWELKIAGQRVQIIKKDEKEGGKLEFGTEVVVNKKGTIASLLGASPGASTAVYAMLNVLEKCFPEKLQGEWKDKLLEMVPSYGQKLAEHPELTEKVRNYTKEKLQLEY, from the coding sequence ATGTCACAATCGCTTACAAGCAGAACGCCGAAACCAAAATACGACGTTGTTCTAATAGGTGGCGGAATTATGAGTGCCACTTTAGCTACATTATTACATGAATTTGATCCCAACCTCGAGATTGCTATTTTCGAAAGATTGGGCAGGTTTGCAAAAGAAAGTACAGCAGCCTGGAATAATGCAGGAACAGGTCATTCAGCGTTTTGTGAGCTTAATTATACTCCCGAAAAACTAGACGGAACCATCGAAATCTCCAAAGCGGAAAGTATTGCCGAACAGTTTGAAATTTCGAAGCAATTCTGGTCTTATTTAATAACAAAAGGATACATTCACGAGCCAAAAGAGTTTATTAATTCCTGTCCGCACATGAGTTTGGTATTTGGTGAAAAAGATGCTGAATATTTAAGGAAACGTCATGAGAAAATGTCAAAATCCGTTTTATTCAAAGAAATGGAATTCTCGACAGATCATGAAAAACTGAAAGAATGGATTCCGTTGGTAATGAGTAAAAGAAACCGTTCTGAAGTAATGGCAGCTACCAAAATGGATTTGGGAACAGATGTGAATTTTGGGACGCTGACAAGAAAAATGGGAAGACATTTACTGGAAGATTCTAATGTTGAGGTTTTTCTTTATCATGAAGTAAAAGATGTCGATCCAAAAGAAGACGGAACCTGGGAAATGAAGGTGAAAGACAGAATTCATAATCATAAACAGGAAGTTGAGGCAGATTTTGTATTCATTGGAGCAGGAGGTTATGCATTGCCGTTGTTGGAAAGTTCGGATATCAAAGAAAGCGAAGGTTATGGAGGATTTCCGGTTTCCGGAGAATGGCTGGTAACGCACAATCAGGAATTGGTGAAAAAACATCAGGCAAAAGTATATACACAGGCAACAGTTGATGCACCGCCAATGTCGGTTCCGCACCTGGATTTAAGAATTATTGATGGTGAAAAAGCTCTTCTTTTCGGACCTTTCGCAGGATTTTCAACAAAATTCTTAAAAGAAGGAAGCTATCTTGATTTACCCGAGAGTGTGAATACAAAAAACTTAAGATCTCTTTTCGGAGCTTGGTGGCATAATCTTCCTTTAACGAAATATTTGATTCAGCAGGTTGCTATGAATAAAGCTCAAAGAATACAGCATCTGAGAGAGTTTATCAAAGATGCAAAAGAAGAGGATTGGGAACTGAAAATTGCGGGACAAAGAGTACAGATCATCAAAAAAGATGAGAAAGAAGGAGGGAAATTAGAATTCGGGACAGAAGTTGTTGTGAATAAAAAAGGAACAATAGCATCGTTATTGGGCGCTTCTCCAGGAGCTTCTACGGCAGTTTACGCTATGCTGAACGTTCTTGAAAAGTGTTTTCCTGAAAAACTTCAAGGGGAATGGAAAGATAAATTACTAGAAATGGTGCCTTCTTACGGACAAAAACTGGCGGAACATCCCGAACTTACCGAGAAAGTAAGAAATTATACCAAAGAAAAATTACAACTAGAATATTAA
- a CDS encoding NAD(P)H-dependent glycerol-3-phosphate dehydrogenase, which yields MAKNKTNTESNPKKSKNDVAVGVVGSGSFATAIVKMLVENCKTVHWCVRNEFVKGAIELRGHNPTYLTAVNFNLKNLKLTTDINELVSACDIIVLATPSIYLSDTLDKMTCEYKDKVFVSAIKGIIPKVNDVVAHYLRDEFKIGFRNQAVIAGPCHAEEVAMERLSYLTVAAVEEETAQKLVNIFNSDFIKMHSSKDILGNEYSAILKNIFAIGAGIASGLGYGDNFTAVFVSNAIREMETFLEAIYEAPRDVNESAYLGDLLVTAYSLFSRNRNLGNLIGKGYTVKSAIQSMNMIAEGYYAADSIYKTSKEKGLKLPIVDTIYGILYEGKNAEKQFKKLTTKLN from the coding sequence ATGGCTAAAAATAAAACGAATACAGAATCGAATCCGAAAAAGAGCAAAAATGATGTTGCAGTAGGCGTTGTTGGAAGCGGAAGTTTCGCAACTGCTATCGTAAAAATGCTTGTTGAAAATTGCAAAACAGTACATTGGTGTGTAAGAAATGAGTTTGTGAAAGGTGCAATAGAACTTCGCGGACACAATCCCACTTACCTTACAGCGGTTAATTTTAATCTTAAAAATTTAAAACTTACCACAGATATCAACGAGCTGGTTTCTGCTTGTGATATTATTGTTTTGGCAACTCCATCGATTTATCTTTCTGATACTTTGGATAAAATGACTTGTGAATATAAGGACAAAGTTTTTGTTTCTGCGATAAAAGGTATCATTCCTAAGGTGAACGATGTGGTGGCACATTATTTAAGAGACGAATTTAAGATCGGTTTTAGAAATCAGGCGGTAATTGCAGGACCTTGTCATGCGGAAGAAGTTGCAATGGAAAGACTTTCTTACCTTACCGTTGCAGCAGTTGAAGAAGAAACAGCTCAAAAATTGGTTAATATTTTCAATTCTGATTTTATAAAAATGCATTCCAGCAAAGATATTTTGGGAAATGAGTACAGTGCTATTCTTAAAAACATTTTCGCCATCGGAGCGGGTATAGCAAGCGGTTTGGGATATGGAGATAATTTTACGGCTGTTTTCGTCTCGAATGCAATCCGTGAAATGGAAACTTTTCTGGAAGCGATTTATGAAGCGCCGAGAGATGTTAATGAAAGTGCTTATTTGGGAGATTTATTGGTTACGGCTTATTCATTATTTTCTAGGAACAGGAATTTAGGAAATCTTATTGGGAAAGGATATACGGTAAAATCTGCAATCCAGTCTATGAATATGATTGCAGAAGGATATTATGCAGCAGATTCTATTTATAAAACCTCGAAGGAGAAAGGCTTGAAGCTCCCAATTGTAGATACAATTTATGGAATTTTGTATGAAGGGAAAAATGCAGAAAAACAGTTCAAAAAGCTGACAACAAAATTGAATTAA